The Culex pipiens pallens isolate TS chromosome 2, TS_CPP_V2, whole genome shotgun sequence DNA window GGTTTGAGGTTTTGAACAAGAATGCCCGTTAATTGAAACTAAACAAGAAAGGTAACCAACGATAGCTCAACTTTTGGTCGCGGGTTACTATGATCTAATACTCTACAAACTACCTCTTTAGATTATTCAACTATCTTTCGAAAACCACGAATTTCATCCATGTTTTGCTATCACTTTTAAGAATTACGGCCCGAAATTTAACGTTCTTGAAACACATGGGCTTCTTGCTTCTACCCTACCGATCACCAACAATGTACACAAACTGCTTCATAGCTTTTTCCAGGCATTCGTTAGCGACGGCTCGAGGTTTTCGCAGATTTCTGTTGTCCTGAATTTCTATCTAACTCTCTTGTTTTCGACGACAGTCTTCGAGCTATTTAGCCTACTGATGTTTTagggcagcgattctcaaccttcttctaggctggcaccccctaccatgtaaatcaagtaggcccggtacccccgttgagaatcgctgttttAGGGCATTGAAGTATGCAATTTTCAGGGActgttatatttaaaaatcagaaattcacaCACGTTTCATCCCCTCCTTTCCAGCCCCCCGTGCTCCGGTTGCGCCTCCAGAAGCCCCGCTCGGACAAGAAGGTCCAGTGGACGAACGGCACCGTCGACAACGAGCACATGAACAAGAAAAAGTCCAAATGCTGCTGCGTGTACGTGAAGCCACGGGAATTCGGCGAAAGCTCGTCGGAGAGCGAGGACGAGTGCGAGCACTGCTACGGCCACGTGGAGCTCAAGAAGAAGAACAAACCGCAGCCACCGGCGGAGGATGCGGCGGACGGCGGAGCGGAAGGTGGTGGACCGTCCGGGAGTGGCGATGGTGAGTTGGTCGTTGTTTATTAGTTATGCCTTGATACATATTCATTCTTTTCATTAGATCCACCATCGGATGGTAATAAACCGGGCGATCCAAGGGATAGTGATTCAAATGTGGCTTGAACGCGAGGTTTTTCTGGTGGAATTGG harbors:
- the LOC120428099 gene encoding E3 ubiquitin-protein ligase PPP1R11, encoding MPPPVLRLRLQKPRSDKKVQWTNGTVDNEHMNKKKSKCCCVYVKPREFGESSSESEDECEHCYGHVELKKKNKPQPPAEDAADGGAEGGGPSGSGDDPPSDGNKPGDPRDSDSNVA